The following are encoded in a window of Pyrenophora tritici-repentis strain M4 chromosome 6, whole genome shotgun sequence genomic DNA:
- a CDS encoding RPS19A, Ribosomal protein S19E (S16A) gives MGVDVLGHQANQIQAAQGISKTTICHVGAQLDLSKITAYTRSALLSLTFLVLHHCPDSPNSRPYSAFNANDYTDQDHHDDWSPRRRLGVSRLRKVHGTGKNRGMRPSHHYNGSGSVDRKAIQALAKLQILELDDNTGGRRITAQGQRDLDRIALTVAEAAADDDSSDA, from the exons atgggagttgatgttcttgggcaccaagctaaccagatccaggcggctcaaggtatttcgaaaaccacaataTGTCACGTAGGTGCACAGCTCGACCTATCAAAAATTACCGCGTACACACGCTCGGCTCTTCTCTCACTCACGTTTCTTGTGCTTCACCACTGTCCAGACAGTCCTAATTCTAGACCATACTCAGCTTTCAACGCCAAT GACTACACAGACCAGGACCATCACGATGACTGGAGTCCGCGACGTCGAC TCGGCGTCAGTCGCCTCCGAAAAGTTCACGGCACGGGCAAGAACCGCGGAATGCGCCCTTCCCATCACTACAACGGTAGCGGCAGCGTCGACCGCAAGGCCATTCAGGCGCTCGCCAAGCTGCAGATTCTGGAGCTGGATGATAATACTGGCGGTCGTCGCATTACGGCTCAGGGTCAGCGCGATCTCGATCGCATTGCCTTGACCGTTGCTGAGGCTGCTGCCGACGATGACTCGAGCGACGCCTAA